The Microbacterium sp. KUDC0406 genome includes a window with the following:
- a CDS encoding thiamine-binding protein, protein MLIAFSVAPSGAPRDGAENPDASVHDAVAAAVKVVRDSGLAHRTTSMFTEIEGPDWDTVMDVVKRATEAVMPFGSRVSLVLKADIRPGHSGEIDGKIERLEAAIEDASER, encoded by the coding sequence ATGCTCATCGCCTTCTCCGTCGCCCCCAGCGGCGCTCCCCGCGACGGGGCAGAGAACCCCGACGCATCCGTGCACGACGCCGTCGCCGCAGCCGTGAAGGTCGTGCGCGACTCCGGGCTGGCGCACCGGACGACCTCGATGTTCACCGAGATCGAGGGACCGGACTGGGACACCGTGATGGACGTCGTCAAGCGCGCGACCGAAGCGGTCATGCCGTTCGGGTCTCGGGTGTCGCTGGTGCTCAAGGCCGACATCCGTCCGGGGCACAGCGGCGAGATCGACGGCAAGATCGAGCGGCTCGAGGCGGCGATCGAGGATGCCTCGGAGCGCTGA
- a CDS encoding hemolysin family protein has protein sequence MDFILLGVGLLLTIGTGLFVASEFALVNLDRAELEARQARGESRLGLTIRALKITSTHLSSAQLGITLTTLLTGYTMEPAISNLLAPVLTSWGVPEGVVRPIAVVVAMIVATLLSMILGELVPKNFALALPIATAKLVLPFQTAFTAVFKPAVLVLNGSANAVLRSMGVEPKEELSGARSAEELSSLVRRSASAGLLEEDTATLLDRSLTFARLTAADIMTARPSMHALAASDSADDVIQLARRTGHSRFPVHGDDLDDITGIVHLKAAVGVPRDRRADVPVGALSTEPLRVPETVHLDALIAELRAKGYQLAIVVDEYGGTAGLVTLEDLVEEIVGEVSDEHDRTRAGIVRREDSVTFPGELRPDELLAQTGIAVPEGDVYDTVAGYVMSLLERVPVIGDEVRTAQGVLHVVRMDGRRIDRIRFTPDPASDEQEDVR, from the coding sequence ATGGATTTCATCCTGTTGGGCGTGGGGCTCCTTCTCACGATCGGCACCGGCCTCTTCGTGGCCAGTGAGTTCGCGCTGGTCAATCTCGACCGCGCTGAACTCGAAGCACGTCAGGCCCGTGGCGAGTCCAGACTCGGACTCACCATCCGGGCGCTGAAGATCACCTCGACGCATCTGTCGTCGGCACAGCTCGGCATCACGCTGACCACGCTGCTGACCGGTTACACGATGGAACCGGCGATCTCGAATCTGCTCGCGCCCGTACTCACCTCCTGGGGCGTGCCGGAGGGCGTAGTGCGGCCGATCGCGGTCGTCGTGGCGATGATCGTCGCCACGCTGCTGTCGATGATCCTCGGCGAGCTGGTGCCCAAGAACTTCGCTCTGGCACTGCCGATCGCGACCGCGAAGCTCGTGCTGCCGTTCCAGACGGCCTTCACCGCGGTGTTCAAACCCGCCGTCCTGGTGCTCAACGGCAGCGCGAACGCTGTGCTGCGATCGATGGGCGTGGAGCCCAAGGAGGAGCTCTCCGGTGCGCGCAGCGCCGAGGAGCTGTCCTCCCTGGTGCGCCGATCCGCCAGCGCCGGCCTCCTCGAGGAGGACACGGCGACCCTGCTGGACCGCAGCCTGACGTTCGCCCGCCTCACCGCGGCGGACATCATGACTGCGCGTCCGAGCATGCATGCGCTCGCCGCATCCGACAGTGCGGACGACGTGATCCAACTCGCCCGCCGCACCGGACACAGCCGCTTCCCCGTGCACGGCGACGACCTCGACGACATCACCGGCATCGTGCATCTCAAGGCCGCCGTCGGCGTGCCGCGCGACCGCCGGGCCGATGTGCCGGTCGGCGCCCTGTCCACCGAGCCGCTCCGCGTGCCCGAGACCGTGCACCTGGACGCACTGATCGCCGAGCTGCGCGCCAAGGGCTACCAGCTGGCGATCGTCGTCGACGAGTACGGCGGAACCGCGGGGCTGGTCACGCTGGAGGATCTCGTGGAGGAGATCGTCGGCGAGGTCTCGGACGAGCACGACCGCACCCGCGCCGGCATCGTGCGCCGTGAGGATTCGGTGACCTTCCCCGGTGAGCTGCGTCCCGACGAGCTGCTCGCGCAGACCGGCATCGCCGTACCGGAGGGCGACGTCTACGACACCGTCGCCGGCTACGTGATGAGCCTGCTCGAGCGGGTTCCCGTCATCGGCGACGAGGTGCGCACCGCACAGGGCGTCCTGCACGTCGTGCGCATGGACGGACGCCGCATCGATCGCATCCGCTTCACGCCCGATCCGGCGTCCGACGAGCAGGAGGACGTCCGATGA
- a CDS encoding SDR family oxidoreductase: protein MVNRRAVVTGASTGIGEATVRALRSSGWDVVGVARRAERLEALAAETGSTAFAADLTDAEQIGALVAHLDETGPVHALVHVAGGARGTDRVESGSAEQWRWMYESNVIAAQQLTAALLPQLRAAAADGHADLLFVTSVAARGAYPGGGGYNAAKAAESMIPQVLRLELNGEPIRITEIAPGMVHTEEFTLRRLGGDAVAAEAVYSGVEAPLVAEDVADVAAYALNAPAHVNLDLIVIRPVAQAASHLLARGPLRPRIEG, encoded by the coding sequence ATGGTGAACAGGCGTGCGGTGGTGACCGGTGCGAGCACCGGTATCGGCGAGGCGACGGTGCGGGCGCTCCGCTCCTCGGGGTGGGATGTCGTCGGCGTCGCCCGGCGCGCGGAACGGCTGGAGGCGCTTGCCGCCGAGACGGGTTCGACGGCGTTCGCCGCCGATCTCACGGATGCCGAGCAGATCGGGGCCCTGGTGGCCCACCTCGACGAGACCGGTCCGGTGCACGCGCTCGTGCATGTCGCCGGCGGCGCGAGGGGCACGGACCGCGTCGAGAGCGGATCCGCCGAGCAGTGGCGCTGGATGTACGAGTCGAACGTGATCGCCGCCCAGCAGCTCACCGCGGCACTGCTCCCGCAGCTGCGTGCCGCGGCGGCGGATGGTCACGCCGACCTGCTGTTCGTGACCTCGGTGGCAGCCCGGGGCGCCTATCCCGGCGGCGGCGGGTACAACGCGGCCAAGGCCGCGGAGTCGATGATCCCGCAGGTGCTGCGCCTGGAGCTGAACGGCGAGCCGATCCGCATCACCGAGATCGCGCCGGGAATGGTGCACACCGAGGAGTTCACTCTGCGCAGGCTCGGCGGCGATGCGGTCGCGGCCGAGGCCGTGTACTCCGGTGTCGAGGCGCCTCTGGTCGCGGAGGACGTCGCCGATGTCGCCGCCTACGCCTTGAACGCGCCCGCGCACGTGAACCTCGACCTCATCGTGATCCGCCCGGTGGCGCAGGCCGCGTCGCACCTGCTGGCGCGGGGTCCGCTGCGCCCGCGGATCGAGGGCTGA
- a CDS encoding GuaB1 family IMP dehydrogenase-related protein, giving the protein MEFAGERPMVDLTYSDVFLVPRRSGITSRLQVDLAPADGTPATIPLVAANMNSVTGPRLAAALARRGGLGVLPQDLPLQELDAAIRWVKRQPVRWDTPLVLPPSATVADALRLLPPTEGLGIVVAATSGEARLPIEQISGILPATRLATALPDAALGDLVHAHAPAIDAETVGEGRAAFDAVDALDAEMALVIDHGHLVGTLSRRTALRSNLYRPAVDASGRLAVAAAVGINGEVAEKAEALAAAGVDVLVVDTAHGHQEGMLRALALVAGLNLGIPIVAGNIVTADGVGDLVSAGANILKVGVGPGAMCTTRMMTAVGRPQFSAVLETAEAARQAGAHVWADGGVRYPRDVALALAAGAASVMVGSWFAGTIEAPGELQHDAEGRAFKESWGMASTKAVQARFGRLDSYERARKELFAEGISSSRIYLDPLRPGIEDLLDMITSGIRSSFTYAGAATVPEFHERALVGLQSAAGYEEGKALPVSW; this is encoded by the coding sequence ATGGAGTTTGCAGGCGAACGGCCCATGGTCGACCTCACGTATTCCGACGTGTTCCTGGTGCCCCGGCGCTCGGGCATCACCAGCCGTCTGCAGGTCGACCTGGCCCCTGCCGACGGCACTCCGGCGACCATCCCGCTGGTCGCCGCGAACATGAACTCGGTGACCGGCCCCAGGCTGGCCGCGGCTCTCGCACGGCGCGGCGGTCTCGGAGTGCTGCCACAGGATCTGCCGCTGCAGGAGCTCGACGCGGCGATCCGCTGGGTCAAGCGTCAGCCCGTGCGCTGGGACACCCCGCTCGTCCTGCCGCCGTCGGCCACTGTCGCCGACGCTCTGCGACTGCTGCCGCCGACCGAAGGGCTCGGCATCGTCGTGGCCGCGACGTCGGGCGAGGCCCGCCTGCCGATCGAGCAGATCTCCGGCATCCTGCCCGCCACCCGCCTCGCGACCGCGCTGCCGGATGCCGCACTCGGCGACCTCGTGCACGCCCATGCGCCGGCGATCGACGCCGAGACGGTGGGCGAGGGCCGCGCGGCCTTCGACGCCGTCGACGCGCTGGACGCCGAGATGGCGCTCGTGATCGACCACGGGCACCTCGTCGGCACGCTCAGCAGGCGCACGGCGCTGCGCTCGAACCTGTACCGGCCCGCCGTCGACGCGTCCGGACGGCTGGCCGTCGCGGCGGCGGTCGGCATCAACGGCGAGGTCGCCGAGAAGGCCGAGGCGCTCGCCGCGGCCGGGGTGGACGTGCTCGTGGTCGACACCGCGCACGGACACCAGGAGGGGATGCTGCGCGCGCTCGCGCTGGTCGCGGGCCTGAATCTCGGCATCCCGATCGTCGCGGGCAACATCGTGACAGCCGATGGCGTCGGCGACCTGGTGTCCGCCGGTGCGAACATCCTGAAGGTCGGGGTCGGTCCCGGCGCGATGTGCACGACCCGCATGATGACGGCGGTCGGCCGCCCGCAGTTCTCCGCCGTGCTCGAGACCGCCGAGGCCGCGCGACAGGCCGGCGCGCACGTATGGGCGGACGGGGGAGTGCGCTACCCGCGCGATGTGGCACTGGCGCTCGCCGCCGGTGCGGCATCCGTCATGGTCGGATCGTGGTTCGCCGGCACGATCGAGGCGCCGGGCGAGCTGCAGCACGACGCCGAGGGGCGCGCGTTCAAGGAGTCGTGGGGGATGGCCTCGACGAAGGCCGTGCAGGCCCGGTTCGGCCGTCTGGACTCGTATGAGCGTGCGCGCAAGGAGCTGTTCGCCGAGGGCATCTCCTCGTCTCGCATCTACCTCGACCCGCTGCGTCCCGGCATCGAGGACCTGCTCGACATGATCACCTCGGGCATCCGCTCGTCGTTCACCTACGCGGGGGCGGCCACCGTGCCGGAGTTCCACGAGCGCGCCCTGGTGGGGCTGCAGTCCGCCGCAGGCTACGAAGAGGGCAAGGCGCTGCCCGTCTCGTGGTGA
- a CDS encoding ADP-dependent NAD(P)H-hydrate dehydratase, whose amino-acid sequence MLGVEGAWRAGCGFVRYAGPATEAVLARRPETVLGADAGAHVDAWVIGSGTDGGVRVGGSGRGVATDTAALPLPGTLRADAGPSAMSARGYDEERALRSILAGEHPVVVDAGALDLVRGSTAPMVITPHAGEFARLRDRLGLPAGFPVDETGRAAQVNEVAAVLSCTVLLKGARTLVCAPDGDAVVVANAPGWLATAGAGDVLAGVIGALLAANVDKSPAEVAASAVWLHGRAATIAAGAEHGAVGHPIVALDVAEALPYAVAELLA is encoded by the coding sequence GTGCTCGGCGTCGAGGGCGCCTGGCGCGCCGGATGCGGCTTCGTGCGCTACGCGGGACCTGCGACGGAAGCGGTGCTCGCCCGCCGGCCGGAGACCGTGCTGGGTGCGGATGCCGGTGCGCACGTGGACGCCTGGGTCATCGGCTCCGGCACGGACGGTGGCGTCCGCGTGGGCGGCTCCGGCCGCGGCGTGGCGACCGACACTGCGGCCCTGCCGCTGCCGGGCACGCTGCGAGCGGATGCCGGCCCCTCGGCCATGTCGGCACGCGGCTACGACGAGGAGCGCGCACTGCGCAGCATCCTCGCGGGTGAGCACCCGGTCGTCGTGGACGCCGGCGCCCTCGACCTGGTGCGCGGCAGCACTGCGCCGATGGTCATCACGCCGCACGCGGGGGAGTTCGCCCGGCTGCGGGATCGGCTCGGGCTGCCGGCCGGGTTCCCCGTCGATGAGACGGGTCGCGCCGCACAGGTGAACGAGGTCGCCGCCGTCCTGTCCTGCACGGTGCTGCTGAAGGGGGCGCGCACCCTGGTCTGCGCACCGGACGGAGACGCCGTCGTGGTCGCGAATGCGCCCGGCTGGCTCGCGACGGCCGGGGCGGGCGATGTGCTGGCCGGGGTGATCGGTGCCCTGCTCGCCGCGAACGTCGACAAGAGCCCCGCGGAGGTCGCGGCTTCGGCGGTCTGGCTGCACGGTCGCGCGGCGACCATCGCAGCCGGTGCCGAGCACGGCGCGGTGGGGCATCCGATCGTCGCGCTGGACGTCGCCGAAGCGCTGCCGTACGCGGTGGCGGAGCTGCTGGCATGA
- a CDS encoding NADH:flavin oxidoreductase/NADH oxidase, with translation MSLLFSPLTLRSVTLRNRLWVSPMCMYSAVEGMPGDWHHVHLPQFADGGAGLVVAEATAVVPEDRISPHDTGLWNDAQRDAWAPVVRSIRARGAHAGIQLAHAGRKASTWWPWAEQQGSVPASEGGWPTVAPSAIAFEGFAAPSALDEAGIEAVVTGFADAARRALDAGFEVLEVHGAHGYLLHQFLSPLSNQRTDEYGGSLQNRARLLLRVVQAVRSVAGEGVPLLVRISATDHAEGGFVPEEAAIVGGWAIEYGADLIDVSSGGLVLHQQIDLHPGYQVPLAEIVRQDGRVATTAVGLITVADQAEQVIATGAADAVFAGREWLRDPHFGLRAAHELGAEIAWPPQYRRARWR, from the coding sequence GTGAGCCTGCTGTTCTCCCCTCTGACCCTCCGCTCCGTCACTCTGCGCAACCGACTCTGGGTGTCGCCGATGTGCATGTACTCCGCCGTGGAGGGCATGCCCGGCGACTGGCATCACGTGCACCTGCCGCAGTTCGCCGACGGCGGGGCGGGACTCGTCGTGGCCGAGGCCACCGCCGTCGTGCCGGAGGACCGGATCTCGCCGCACGACACCGGGCTCTGGAACGACGCGCAGCGCGACGCCTGGGCGCCGGTCGTGCGCAGCATCCGGGCTCGGGGCGCGCATGCCGGCATCCAGCTCGCGCACGCGGGTCGCAAGGCGTCGACGTGGTGGCCGTGGGCCGAGCAGCAGGGCTCGGTGCCGGCCTCCGAGGGCGGATGGCCGACCGTCGCGCCGTCGGCCATCGCCTTCGAAGGGTTCGCCGCACCGAGCGCACTCGACGAGGCGGGGATCGAGGCGGTCGTCACCGGCTTCGCCGACGCGGCGCGCCGCGCTCTGGATGCCGGGTTCGAGGTGCTCGAGGTGCACGGCGCGCACGGCTATCTGCTGCACCAGTTCCTCTCGCCGCTGTCGAATCAGCGCACGGACGAGTACGGCGGCAGCCTGCAGAACCGGGCCAGGCTGCTGCTGCGCGTCGTGCAGGCGGTCCGTTCGGTCGCGGGCGAGGGCGTCCCGCTGCTGGTGCGCATCTCGGCCACGGACCACGCCGAGGGCGGCTTCGTGCCAGAGGAGGCCGCGATCGTCGGCGGCTGGGCGATCGAGTACGGCGCCGACCTCATCGACGTCTCCAGTGGCGGCCTGGTCCTGCACCAGCAGATCGACCTGCACCCGGGCTATCAGGTGCCACTCGCCGAGATCGTGCGGCAGGACGGACGCGTCGCCACCACCGCGGTCGGGCTCATCACCGTGGCCGATCAGGCCGAGCAGGTCATCGCCACGGGAGCGGCCGACGCCGTGTTCGCCGGACGGGAGTGGCTGCGGGACCCGCACTTCGGTCTGCGGGCCGCCCACGAGCTGGGCGCCGAGATCGCCTGGCCACCGCAGTATCGGCGCGCACGCTGGAGGTGA
- a CDS encoding NUDIX domain-containing protein: MPRSAEDASAEFEGDLPLAGTAVVLRDAPEGMQVLLLLRPDRGSFAGSWVFPGGRLEPGDLGDDEVERAKSAAVRETAEEAGIRIRDLVALSCWEPPREIPKRIRTWFFLASEDGDEVRVNPGEIERALWVSPEAALRMQAEGELVLWPPTWVTLHGLLLHRTAADARAALGAPELRRTRILETADGRVFLWEGDEHHSEQPGAPGARNRVATGRLPWTYERS; this comes from the coding sequence ATGCCTCGGAGCGCTGAGGACGCGAGCGCCGAGTTCGAGGGCGATCTCCCGCTCGCGGGCACCGCGGTCGTCCTGAGGGATGCGCCGGAGGGGATGCAGGTGCTGCTGCTGCTGCGCCCGGATCGCGGTTCGTTCGCCGGCTCGTGGGTGTTCCCGGGCGGCAGGCTGGAGCCCGGCGATCTCGGTGACGACGAGGTCGAGCGGGCGAAATCGGCAGCGGTGCGCGAGACCGCCGAAGAGGCCGGCATCCGCATCCGCGATCTCGTCGCCCTGTCCTGCTGGGAGCCGCCGCGTGAGATTCCGAAACGCATCCGCACCTGGTTCTTCCTCGCCTCGGAGGACGGCGACGAGGTGCGGGTGAATCCCGGTGAGATCGAGCGGGCGCTCTGGGTCTCGCCCGAGGCGGCGCTGCGGATGCAGGCCGAGGGCGAGCTGGTGCTCTGGCCGCCGACCTGGGTGACGCTGCACGGACTGCTGCTGCACCGCACGGCCGCCGATGCGCGAGCCGCGCTGGGTGCTCCCGAGCTGCGGCGCACGAGGATCCTCGAGACCGCCGATGGGCGGGTTTTCCTCTGGGAGGGCGATGAGCATCATTCCGAGCAGCCGGGCGCGCCGGGTGCGCGCAACCGCGTCGCGACAGGGCGCCTGCCCTGGACGTACGAGCGCTCCTAG
- a CDS encoding hemolysin family protein — protein MNDWAGLVWLVVLLLGNAFFVGAEFAVISARRSQIEPLAEKGSRSARTALFAMEHATLMLATSQLGITICSLLILNVSEPAIHHLLAVPLEALGWAVAVVDVTAFVITLVLVSFLHVVFGEMVPKNLAFSLPDRAVLLLATPLVWISKVFMPVIWFLNASANAVLRLFRVEPKNEAASTFTLDEVATIVDQSRREGVLTDTAGTVAAAVEFTDKKARDVAVPLSELVTLPQTTTPDEIERAVARHGFSRYVIVDDEGLPAGYVHLKDILRAAEGPDAAERATVPVPSKRIHHMVPVQEDTDLEDALTAMRRAGRHLARVRDRSGETTAVLFLEDIIEELVGEVQDATRRGYGR, from the coding sequence ATGAACGACTGGGCGGGACTGGTCTGGCTGGTCGTGCTGCTGCTGGGCAACGCCTTCTTCGTCGGCGCCGAGTTCGCGGTGATCTCGGCGCGCCGGTCGCAGATCGAGCCCCTCGCCGAGAAGGGGTCGCGCTCGGCGAGGACGGCGCTGTTCGCCATGGAGCACGCCACGCTCATGCTGGCGACCTCGCAGCTGGGCATCACGATCTGCTCGCTGCTGATCCTGAACGTCTCCGAGCCGGCGATCCACCACCTGCTGGCGGTGCCCCTGGAGGCGCTGGGCTGGGCGGTCGCGGTCGTCGACGTCACGGCGTTCGTCATCACTCTGGTGCTGGTGTCGTTCCTGCACGTCGTGTTCGGCGAGATGGTGCCGAAGAACCTCGCGTTCTCGCTGCCGGATCGCGCGGTGCTGCTGCTCGCGACGCCGCTGGTGTGGATCTCGAAGGTGTTCATGCCGGTGATCTGGTTCCTGAACGCGTCGGCGAACGCCGTGCTGCGGCTGTTCCGGGTGGAGCCCAAGAACGAGGCGGCCTCGACGTTCACCCTGGACGAGGTGGCGACGATCGTCGATCAGTCGCGCCGTGAGGGCGTGCTGACCGACACCGCGGGCACCGTCGCCGCCGCCGTGGAGTTCACCGACAAGAAGGCCAGGGACGTGGCAGTGCCTCTGAGCGAACTGGTCACACTTCCGCAGACCACGACGCCGGACGAGATCGAGCGCGCGGTGGCCCGTCACGGGTTCTCCCGCTACGTGATCGTCGACGACGAGGGTCTCCCTGCCGGCTACGTGCACCTGAAGGACATCCTGCGCGCCGCCGAGGGCCCGGATGCCGCCGAGCGCGCCACCGTCCCGGTGCCGTCCAAGCGCATCCACCACATGGTGCCCGTGCAGGAGGACACCGATCTCGAGGACGCGCTGACCGCGATGCGCCGCGCCGGGCGCCACCTCGCCCGGGTGCGCGACCGCAGCGGCGAGACCACCGCGGTGCTGTTCCTCGAGGACATCATCGAGGAGCTCGTCGGCGAGGTGCAGGACGCCACCAGGCGCGGCTACGGGCGCTGA